One genomic window of Deltaproteobacteria bacterium includes the following:
- a CDS encoding aminodeoxychorismate/anthranilate synthase component II, producing MILILDNYDSFTYNIYQAVSTLDPEVMVMRNDELTPDELEKMPLSHIVVSPGPGRPDGAGISKEAIRRMAGRVPILGVCLGHQAIGEVFGGEVVHASRIMHGKSSAIIHGGDGIFEGLPVPFEAIRYHSLALSGMSIPRILEVTATADDGEIMGIRHRRMTVEGVQFHPESFGSQGGITIFRNFLKLEGGMRHDA from the coding sequence ATGATCCTGATCCTGGATAACTACGATTCGTTTACCTACAACATTTATCAGGCTGTTAGCACCCTGGATCCGGAAGTAATGGTTATGAGAAACGACGAGTTGACCCCGGATGAACTGGAGAAGATGCCATTGAGCCACATAGTGGTGTCTCCGGGCCCGGGCCGCCCGGATGGGGCAGGAATCAGCAAGGAGGCCATACGTCGGATGGCCGGGAGAGTACCGATTCTCGGGGTATGTCTCGGGCACCAGGCCATCGGCGAGGTTTTTGGGGGAGAAGTGGTCCACGCATCCCGCATTATGCATGGGAAGTCTTCAGCCATCATCCATGGGGGAGATGGAATTTTCGAGGGCCTCCCCGTCCCGTTCGAGGCGATCCGTTATCATTCCCTGGCCTTGAGCGGGATGAGCATCCCCCGGATACTTGAGGTCACCGCGACGGCGGATGACGGGGAGATCATGGGAATTCGACATCGCCGGATGACCGTGGAAGGGGTTCAATTCCATCCCGAGTCCTTCGGCAGCCAGGGAGGAATAACGATCTTCAGGAACTTTCTGAAACTTGAAGGAGGGATGCGTCATGATGCGTGA